From Longimicrobiales bacterium, a single genomic window includes:
- a CDS encoding ABC transporter permease, with the protein MKRLEWFVARRYLSSRRRGRRLLSLSTFIAIGGVAVGVMALMVVIGVMTGLQRDLQEKILSMTAHIQVTESGSSFRMGNWQEVKERIEQMPNVISVAPWVNPNVIVTRTGGWAAPGMLYGIAPEVSQLPISAVEDSLASAGISLGEPGMPYDCTADPPPVVLGQRLASRLAVLPGDTVVVGSFEHLSYGALGNLQPAMCHFVVAGTVSTGMYEYDNLNMYARIEAVQSLLQLPPDTISMLAVNIDDPWNSDEVARRIRDELGFPYETYDWKSLNASLFSALALEKLAMAIILSLIIIVAAFNIVSMLTMVVADKTREIGILKSMGMTDGTVLRIFMLQGLTIGAVGTLLGGILGWVLIVAVDRFGLVQIPAEVYFIDRLPVALDPLDIVLIVGVSMGIAFGATIYPALQAARLLPVDAIRGE; encoded by the coding sequence GTGAAGCGGCTCGAGTGGTTCGTTGCGCGCCGCTATCTGTCATCGCGCCGGCGCGGGCGGCGACTGCTCTCGCTGAGCACGTTCATCGCCATCGGCGGTGTTGCCGTCGGCGTAATGGCGCTGATGGTGGTGATCGGGGTGATGACGGGGCTGCAGCGCGACCTGCAGGAGAAGATCCTGTCGATGACCGCGCACATCCAGGTGACGGAGTCGGGCAGCAGCTTCCGCATGGGCAACTGGCAGGAGGTGAAGGAACGCATCGAGCAGATGCCGAACGTCATCTCCGTGGCACCGTGGGTCAATCCGAACGTGATCGTGACGCGGACGGGGGGATGGGCGGCGCCGGGCATGCTCTACGGCATCGCGCCGGAGGTGTCGCAGCTGCCGATCTCCGCCGTGGAGGACTCGCTCGCCAGCGCCGGCATCTCGCTCGGCGAGCCCGGCATGCCGTACGACTGTACGGCGGATCCGCCGCCGGTCGTGCTGGGGCAGCGCCTCGCGTCGCGGCTGGCGGTGCTGCCGGGGGATACCGTGGTGGTGGGCAGCTTCGAACATCTCAGCTATGGCGCGCTCGGCAACCTGCAGCCGGCGATGTGCCATTTCGTCGTGGCGGGGACGGTCTCGACGGGAATGTACGAGTACGACAATCTGAACATGTATGCGCGCATCGAGGCGGTGCAGAGCCTGCTGCAGCTGCCGCCGGACACGATCAGCATGCTCGCGGTGAACATTGACGATCCGTGGAACTCCGATGAGGTCGCGCGCCGCATCCGTGACGAGCTCGGCTTCCCCTACGAGACGTACGACTGGAAGTCGCTGAATGCGTCGCTGTTCTCGGCCCTCGCGCTCGAGAAGCTCGCCATGGCGATCATTCTCTCGCTCATCATCATCGTCGCTGCGTTCAACATCGTGAGCATGCTCACCATGGTCGTGGCGGACAAGACGCGGGAGATCGGGATCCTGAAGTCCATGGGCATGACCGACGGCACCGTCCTCCGCATCTTCATGCTGCAGGGCCTGACCATCGGCGCCGTGGGCACGCTGCTGGGCGGCATCCTCGGCTGGGTGCTCATCGTCGCCGTGGACCGGTTCGGCCTGGTGCAGATCCCGGCCGAGGTGTACTTCATCGACCGTCTTCCGGTCGCGCTCGATCCGCTCGACATCGTGCTGATCGTCGGTGTCAGCATGGGCATCGCGTTCGGTGCGACGATCTACCCGGCGCTCCAGGCCGCCCGGCTGCTGCCGGTCGACGCGATCCGGGGTGAGTAA
- the prfB gene encoding peptide chain release factor 2: MRSEVIFDIPAKQDRIATLDARMSEPGFWDSPDAARDTIAESNQLKAWVDPWTDLERRGRELSELAELLEADADESMIAEWRSELERYDKESERLEVRAMLSGADDSRDALLTIHPGAGGTESQDWAEMLMRMYQRWAESHGFEVTALDLQPGEEAGIKSATLEIKGQYAYGYLKAEKGVHRLVRISPFDSQSRRHTSFASVFVYPVVDDAIDIQIDEKDLRVDVYRASGAGGQHVNKTSSAVRITHEPTGIAVACQNERSQFQNKATAMKMLRAALYERELALRNAEKEKVESEKTEIGWGNQIRSYVFQPYTQVTDHRTDMKVGDVQRVMNGDIDPFIEKFLKEYGARVA; this comes from the coding sequence GTGCGCTCGGAGGTTATCTTTGACATCCCTGCCAAACAGGACCGCATAGCCACACTCGATGCGCGCATGTCGGAGCCCGGCTTCTGGGACTCGCCCGACGCGGCGCGCGATACCATCGCAGAATCGAATCAGCTGAAGGCCTGGGTCGATCCGTGGACGGACCTCGAGCGCCGCGGCCGCGAATTGAGTGAGCTGGCGGAGCTGCTCGAGGCCGACGCCGATGAGTCCATGATCGCCGAATGGCGCAGCGAGCTGGAGCGCTACGACAAGGAATCGGAGCGGCTGGAGGTACGCGCGATGCTGAGCGGCGCCGATGACAGCCGCGATGCCCTCCTGACGATCCATCCCGGAGCCGGTGGCACGGAGTCGCAGGACTGGGCGGAAATGCTGATGCGCATGTACCAGCGCTGGGCGGAGTCGCACGGCTTCGAGGTGACCGCACTGGACCTGCAGCCGGGTGAGGAAGCCGGCATCAAGAGCGCAACGCTCGAGATCAAGGGTCAGTACGCGTACGGCTATCTGAAGGCGGAGAAGGGCGTGCACCGGCTCGTGCGGATATCGCCGTTCGACTCGCAGAGCCGTCGCCACACGTCGTTCGCGAGCGTGTTCGTGTATCCGGTGGTGGACGACGCGATCGACATCCAGATCGACGAGAAGGATCTGCGCGTCGACGTCTATCGTGCGTCGGGCGCGGGCGGCCAGCACGTCAACAAGACCAGCTCGGCGGTCCGCATCACACACGAGCCGACGGGCATTGCCGTGGCGTGCCAGAACGAGCGCAGTCAGTTCCAGAACAAGGCGACCGCGATGAAGATGCTGCGCGCCGCGTTGTACGAGCGCGAGCTTGCGCTGCGCAATGCAGAGAAAGAGAAGGTCGAGTCGGAGAAGACCGAGATCGGCTGGGGCAACCAGATCCGCTCGTACGTTTTCCAGCCGTACACGCAGGTGACCGACCATCGCACGGACATGAAGGTGGGCGACGTGCAGCGCGTCATGAATGGCGATATCGACCCGTTCATCGAGAAGTTCCTGAAGGAGTACGGCGCACGTGTCGCATAG
- the lysS gene encoding lysine--tRNA ligase, which produces MEERRTQAVADRLAKIEELQRRGIEPYAYAYDVTHHTGPARARFEEQEHAGTLGEGGVGETVRLGGRLLGMRSHGKTVFADLGDREGRLQLFFRSNDLGEEFGLLELLDPGDWIGVEGSLFRTRTGEVSVRVSSFQLLAKALRPLPFGKKGIDEESGEERTFGGFADVEQRYRQRYADLAVNPDVRAVFVARSRIVTALRSFLDERGYVEVETPVLQPLYGGASARPFVTHHNALDMRLYLRIADELYLKRLIVGGLERVYEISKDFRNEGIDRTHNPEFTMLEFYEAFADYHDMMDLVESMIGHVAAVVSGGSRTVRFEGHDLDFTPPFRRLPFLAALREHGGVDVTSMSDADLASRATSLGVEDAAALTRPKLLDELFKELVEPHLLQPVFITDYPRELSPLAKPKRGESQLVERFELMVAGREIANAFSELNDPFDQRERFEAQVRLRQEGDEEAQNLDEDYLRALEYGMPPTGGVGIGIDRLVMLLTDQPSIKDVILFPTLKPEQAE; this is translated from the coding sequence ATGGAGGAGCGCCGGACGCAGGCAGTTGCAGACCGTCTCGCGAAGATCGAGGAGCTGCAGCGCCGTGGCATCGAGCCGTACGCGTACGCCTACGACGTCACCCATCATACCGGTCCGGCGCGCGCCCGCTTCGAGGAGCAGGAGCACGCAGGCACGCTCGGGGAGGGCGGTGTCGGGGAGACGGTGCGCCTCGGCGGCAGGCTGCTCGGCATGCGGTCGCACGGCAAAACCGTATTCGCGGATCTGGGCGACAGGGAAGGGCGTCTTCAGCTCTTTTTCCGGTCGAACGACCTGGGAGAAGAGTTCGGCCTGCTCGAGCTGCTCGATCCGGGGGACTGGATCGGCGTGGAGGGCTCGCTCTTCCGCACGCGCACGGGAGAAGTCTCCGTGCGCGTCTCGTCCTTCCAGCTGCTCGCGAAGGCCCTCCGGCCGCTGCCGTTCGGCAAGAAGGGCATTGATGAGGAGAGCGGCGAGGAGCGTACGTTCGGCGGCTTTGCCGACGTGGAGCAGCGGTACCGGCAGCGTTACGCCGACCTCGCGGTGAACCCGGACGTGCGGGCCGTATTCGTGGCGCGTTCGCGCATTGTGACGGCACTGCGCAGCTTTCTCGATGAGCGCGGCTATGTGGAGGTGGAGACGCCCGTGCTGCAACCGCTGTACGGCGGTGCATCGGCGCGACCGTTCGTCACGCATCACAACGCCCTCGACATGCGACTCTATCTGCGCATCGCCGATGAGCTGTATCTGAAGCGGCTGATCGTCGGCGGGCTGGAGCGGGTCTACGAGATCAGCAAGGACTTCCGCAACGAAGGCATCGACCGGACACACAACCCCGAGTTCACGATGCTCGAGTTCTACGAGGCATTTGCCGACTACCACGACATGATGGACCTGGTCGAGTCGATGATCGGTCACGTCGCGGCGGTCGTGAGCGGCGGCAGTCGCACAGTGCGCTTCGAGGGTCACGATCTCGACTTCACACCGCCGTTCCGTCGTCTGCCGTTCCTCGCGGCGCTGCGCGAGCACGGCGGCGTCGATGTCACCTCGATGAGCGACGCAGATCTGGCCTCGAGGGCGACATCACTCGGCGTCGAGGATGCTGCCGCGCTCACCCGCCCGAAGCTCCTCGACGAGCTTTTCAAGGAGCTGGTGGAGCCGCATCTCCTGCAGCCCGTCTTCATCACGGACTATCCGCGCGAGCTGTCGCCGCTGGCAAAGCCGAAGCGCGGTGAGTCGCAGCTGGTCGAGCGATTCGAGCTGATGGTCGCGGGACGGGAGATCGCCAACGCCTTTTCCGAGCTGAACGACCCTTTCGATCAGCGCGAACGCTTCGAGGCGCAGGTGCGGCTCAGGCAGGAGGGCGATGAGGAGGCGCAGAACCTGGACGAGGACTATCTGCGTGCGCTCGAGTACGGCATGCCGCCGACGGGTGGCGTGGGCATCGGCATCGACCGGCTGGTGATGCTGCTGACCGACCAGCCTTCGATCAAGGATGTGATCCTGTTCCCGACATTGAAGCCGGAGCAGGCGGAGTGA